The Lynx canadensis isolate LIC74 chromosome A2, mLynCan4.pri.v2, whole genome shotgun sequence DNA segment CCGCCGTTCTGAGATCCTCCGAAGGATCGTCCTTGACCTGATGGTGTCTGGTGTCTCCTTGCAGGGTCTTGTCTCTAACATGTCTGACGATTACAGCTACCATCCCACGTCTCCTCTGGATGACTACCTAAACCTCCCTGAACTTTACTGTAAGAAAAACAACGTCCGGCAGTTTGCGAGCTACTTCCTCCCGCCCTTGTACTGGCTCGTGTTCATCGCGGGCGCCTTGGGCAACAGTCTGGTCGTCCTTGTCTACTGGTACTGCACGAGAGTGAAGACCATGACCGACATGTTCCTCCTGAATCTGGCAATTGCTGACCTCCTCTTTCTCGCCACGCTTCCTTTCTGGGCCATTGCCACTGCGGACCAGTGGAGATTCCACACCTTCCTGTGCAAAGTGGTCAACAGCATGTACAAGATGAACTTCTACAGCTGCGTGCTGCTGATCATGTGCATCAGCGTGGACAGGTACATTGCCATCGCTCAGGCCATGAAAGCGCAGACCTGGAGGCAGAAAAGGCTCGTGTACAGCAAAATGGTCTGCTTTGCTGTCTGGGTGCTGGCGGCCATGCTCTGCATCCCCGAAATCCTGTATAGTCAACTCAAGAAGGAATCTGGCATTACCATTTGCACCATGGTTTACCCTAGTGACGAGAGCACCAAAGTGAAGTCGGTGGTCTTAACCTTGAAGGTCGTCCTgggctttttccttcctttcgTGGTCATGGCCTGCTGCTACACCATCATCATCCACACTCTGTTACAAGCCAAGAAGTCATCCAAGCACAAGGCCCTGAAGGTGACCGTCACCGTCCTTACTGTCTTCTTCCTATCTCAGTTCCCCTACAACTGCATTCTGTTGGTGCAGACCATCGATGCCTACGCCACGTTCATTTCCAACTGTGCCATTTCCACCAATATTGACATCTGCTTCCAGGTCACTCAAACCATCGCCTTCTTCCACAGTTGCCTGAACCCCGTGCTCTATGTTTTTGTGGGCGAGAGATTCCGCCGGGATCTTATGAAGACCCTGAAGAACTTGGGTTGCATCAGCCAGGCGCAGTGGGTCTCGTTCACGAGGAGAGAGGGAAGCGTGAAGCTGTCGTCCATGCTGCTGGAGACGACCTCGGGAGCGCTGTCCTACTGAGGGGTCTTGGCTCCGACGTGGATGGCCCTCTCGGAAGTAATGAGAAATACAAGTACAGCTTCTCCACTGATGGGACCAGAGGGAAaccaatgaagaaaaagaaaaaggaaatggggggtggggggagaaaaagccCAGAAAGGGATGAATTTGGACAATTACTTTAGTTAGAATTTCCAAGTCAGAGTTTTCCACATGGACTGGCCATCCCGTGAGACCATGGACTGGCTCTTGGCTGCAATGTGTACAATTTTCAGAGAAGGACCAACAGACAGCTCTTTAGACCACCCTGGCTTCGTCCCTCGTCTGAGCATTAATGCAACTGGAAAAGGCGTTCGATTTTCCCAGTATACTGCGGATGGCTGTGGCTTCGGTTCTGAAGCCACCCCTTCCAAAAGGAGACACGGACCCACTGGCCGCTGCCACCAGGAGTCCACAAAAGCACAAGGTTTCCTGAAAACTTccatcttgggggggggggaatttctGCCGTGACTTTGGGGCCTGGTGCCCATGCCAGGTCTTCTAGATTCTTGATCAGAATCTTTTCAAACAACCTCAGATCGTCTCCTCTGGTCTCCTTGATCTGTTCTGGGCCAGGGAGGGACCCTGAGCCTCTTTTGAACTACCTGCTTGACTAGCCAGTGAGCCCCTGGACTAGTACCTGTATCTGAACGTCATCCCTATTCTCTCGGTGCTCccgtgtccatttctgggtcctgCCGGGGGGTTCTGTGACTCCACAGAGTCTGCACAAGGACTCCGCGTATCTACTCGTGTCACGGGGGCGGTCAGCCTGTGCGGGGACTCTGAGAACCCGAGCGCCCTGGCTCTGTTGTGGGCTCAGTCTGCCAGGTAGCTTTTGTGATGGTCCACTTTTCCACTTCCCATAAAACGGGTTGGTTTTAAGGACCCTCTTGTTTCTCAGGCGGCTGGGAGGAGACCTGCGTCCACGCCGCTCCTTTTCTTAATGGATAGCGCTCACATGTTCAAAGCTTTCGATTTAGAGATTAGGCTGGAAAAAGTAAtagaattcacttttgctttgtttcttttaactATTTGGCTAgcacatttgaaaacattttataggggcccctgggtggctcagtcggttgagcatccgacttcggctcaggtcacgatcgcacagtttgtgggttcgagcccttcatagggctctgtgctgacagcttggagcttggagcctgctttggattctgtgtctccctctctttcctgtttgtgctctctctgtcaaaaataagtaaaaattaaaaaaaatttgtatattagaaaagtgttttttaatgatCATTACAAAAATACCCATACTTGTCACTTTCTTTACTGTCTCTGTATTTTAAATGTGTCCAACTGAAGATCCAAAAGCCATGTTAGAGGGTGAGGAATAAGGGTGggataaggaaataaaatctccAAAATACTTTAAAGCCATCTTGGCTGCCtggtcttcctctctcctctggtcAAACTTATTTCCCAGGCTTGTCCCAGTTAGCCCAGTGGGATTTCCAAGGGGGGGCCATTCGAGCAGCCCACGAATCACCCTGGCTTTGCTACTTGCTCTAGAGGAAGCATCTGATTTTCTAGGTGTGCTATGAATTACTGTGGTTTCAGTCCCAAGACCATGGCTTCCAAAGGTGGCACCGAAGCCTGGACTCTGCCACCTCATCTTCGCCCTCCCTGTCCACGTTTCAAGTGTGCATCAGCGAGAAATGAAGGGAGCAGAACATGGGCAGTGACACAAAGACCTTGCTAACCTACCCTGTGTGCAGGAGGCTGGAGGTAAACAAGCATTGGTCTGGGACCAGCCCAACGATGTGGGCCCCAGTCCAAGAAACACCACTTACAGTAGAGGGGAGGGTGATGTCCCCAAGGCCACTGTATGGACAGAGCCATCGCTCGGCTACCATTTCCAGGAGACCCAGGCGGCTTTGAAGGAACCCAGGAGAATAAGCAACAAGTATGGGCCAAACCTAAATAACATTGCACAGTTAGGTGGAAAGAACACGACCTAGTTTGGCTTTGCCATTCAGTGCCCTTCTGATACTGTGCTTCTGATATGTGTCACGGGGGCCCTGGTGGAGctgaggaagtggggagagatggagggagaaaggggtGAGCCATGATGTGCTTGC contains these protein-coding regions:
- the CCR9 gene encoding C-C chemokine receptor type 9; amino-acid sequence: MVPTELTGLVSNMSDDYSYHPTSPLDDYLNLPELYCKKNNVRQFASYFLPPLYWLVFIAGALGNSLVVLVYWYCTRVKTMTDMFLLNLAIADLLFLATLPFWAIATADQWRFHTFLCKVVNSMYKMNFYSCVLLIMCISVDRYIAIAQAMKAQTWRQKRLVYSKMVCFAVWVLAAMLCIPEILYSQLKKESGITICTMVYPSDESTKVKSVVLTLKVVLGFFLPFVVMACCYTIIIHTLLQAKKSSKHKALKVTVTVLTVFFLSQFPYNCILLVQTIDAYATFISNCAISTNIDICFQVTQTIAFFHSCLNPVLYVFVGERFRRDLMKTLKNLGCISQAQWVSFTRREGSVKLSSMLLETTSGALSY